The proteins below are encoded in one region of Phycisphaerales bacterium:
- a CDS encoding acetyl-CoA carboxylase carboxyltransferase subunit alpha, whose amino-acid sequence MATFYQLEFEKPLVELDQQIEAAENRLKVEAAGGGEESAAVRQLQGEIAGLRSRHTELLNKIYANLSAWDTVRVARHPLRPQTRDYIGLMFRDFAELHGDRRYGDDPAIVTGFARIGPLKVMLVGHQKGKQTSEKIACHFGCAHPEGYRKALAKMKLAEKYGVPIVTLVDTPGAYPGLGAEQRGQAEAIAVNMLEMSRLRVPIVSVIIGEGGSGGALGIAVADRVGMLRNSWYTVISPEGCAAILWKEANEQTNQAAARALKLTAADNLSLGIVDSVIEEPAGGAHRDPKATAAALQAWIVSNLQHLRGLDIETLLEERYQRYRRMGSFLEAQGEQEPAGSAGGR is encoded by the coding sequence ATGGCGACGTTCTACCAACTTGAGTTCGAGAAGCCGCTGGTGGAGCTGGATCAGCAGATCGAGGCGGCGGAGAACCGGCTGAAGGTTGAGGCCGCGGGGGGCGGGGAGGAGAGCGCGGCGGTACGGCAGCTGCAGGGCGAGATCGCGGGGCTGCGCTCGCGGCACACCGAGCTGCTGAACAAGATTTACGCGAACCTGTCGGCGTGGGACACGGTGCGGGTGGCGCGGCATCCGCTGCGGCCGCAGACGCGGGACTACATCGGGCTCATGTTCCGCGACTTCGCGGAACTGCACGGCGACCGGCGGTACGGCGATGACCCGGCGATCGTGACGGGGTTTGCCCGCATCGGGCCGTTGAAGGTGATGCTGGTGGGGCACCAGAAGGGCAAGCAGACGAGCGAAAAGATCGCGTGCCACTTCGGGTGTGCGCACCCGGAGGGGTACCGCAAGGCGCTGGCGAAGATGAAGCTGGCGGAGAAGTACGGCGTGCCGATCGTGACGCTGGTGGACACGCCGGGCGCGTACCCGGGGCTGGGGGCGGAGCAGCGCGGTCAGGCCGAGGCGATCGCGGTGAACATGCTGGAGATGAGCCGGCTGCGGGTGCCGATCGTGAGCGTGATCATCGGGGAGGGCGGGTCGGGCGGCGCCTTGGGGATCGCGGTGGCGGACCGCGTGGGGATGCTGCGGAACTCGTGGTATACGGTGATCAGCCCCGAAGGGTGCGCCGCCATCCTGTGGAAAGAAGCCAACGAGCAGACGAACCAGGCGGCGGCACGGGCGCTGAAGCTGACGGCGGCGGACAACCTTTCGCTGGGAATCGTGGACAGCGTGATCGAGGAGCCGGCGGGCGGGGCGCACCGGGATCCCAAGGCGACGGCCGCGGCGCTGCAGGCGTGGATCGTGTCGAACCTGCAGCACCTGCGGGGGCTGGACATCGAGACGCTGCTGGAGGAGCGGTACCAGCGGTACCGGCGGATGGGCTCGTTCCTGGAAGCGCAGGGGGAGCAGGAGCCGGCGGGTAGCGCTGGCGGGCGCTGA
- the proC gene encoding pyrroline-5-carboxylate reductase has product MNRFPGPLCFIGGGNMARAIFDGARAAGVIDPAQVLVAEPDEHRRAHFNAAGVTAFADTPSALSALRTREGAHPGAILLAVKPQVLASVAPDLRAFTGADSTPRTLISILAGTTTAKLQAAISNSIHIIRAMPNTPAQVLQGATALCLGPGVTWDHAASAELLFRAVGPVVVRIDERLMDAFTALASSGPAYLFYLANAMIDAGVKLGFDPATSDRLVRQTITGAAALLAQSTSPPADLIAAVKSKGGTTEAALNVLARENVHNAFIAALTAARDRGRELSQ; this is encoded by the coding sequence ATGAACCGATTCCCCGGCCCCCTCTGCTTCATCGGCGGCGGCAACATGGCGCGTGCCATCTTCGACGGGGCCCGCGCCGCGGGCGTCATCGACCCTGCGCAGGTCCTCGTCGCCGAGCCCGACGAGCACCGCCGCGCCCACTTCAATGCCGCTGGAGTCACCGCCTTTGCAGACACGCCGTCGGCTCTCTCCGCACTCCGCACCCGCGAGGGCGCCCACCCCGGCGCCATTCTCCTCGCCGTCAAGCCCCAGGTCCTCGCCTCCGTCGCTCCCGACCTCCGTGCCTTCACCGGCGCCGACTCCACACCCCGCACCCTCATCTCCATCCTTGCCGGCACCACCACCGCCAAGCTCCAGGCCGCCATCTCCAATTCCATCCACATCATCCGCGCCATGCCCAACACCCCGGCGCAGGTGCTCCAAGGCGCTACCGCCCTCTGCCTCGGCCCAGGCGTCACCTGGGACCACGCTGCGTCCGCCGAGTTGCTCTTCCGCGCCGTCGGACCGGTCGTCGTCCGCATCGACGAACGACTCATGGACGCCTTCACCGCACTCGCCAGTTCCGGCCCCGCCTACCTCTTCTACCTCGCCAACGCGATGATCGACGCCGGCGTTAAACTCGGCTTTGACCCCGCAACCTCCGACCGCCTCGTCCGCCAGACCATCACTGGAGCCGCGGCCCTGCTCGCCCAATCAACCTCGCCCCCCGCGGACCTGATCGCCGCCGTCAAAAGCAAGGGTGGCACCACCGAGGCCGCGCTCAACGTCCTCGCCCGCGAGAACGTGCACAATGCGTTCATCGCTGCCCTCACCGCAGCCCGCGATCGAGGTCGTGAGCTGTCCCAATAA
- a CDS encoding ABC transporter ATP-binding protein produces MTATVFAPDVLATKTGEDFAVDLSHVSKTYKGRVHALRGVEMRVRRGEVFGLLGPNGAGKSTLVKILLTVIRPSRADGTVLGRPVGHKPTLARVGYLPEHHRFPDYLTGAQVVDFYGALAQTPRAERRRRSGELLDLVGMTAWADKKVKGYSKGMRQRVGIAQALINNPDLVVLDEPTDGVDPVGRRDIRNVVMRLREQGRTVFLNSHLLSELEMVCDRVGIMVQGKVATQGTIRELTEPRTYYEVSLELEPRAARAAFGEVLLLGAKGEGGEVVNGNDESRRAILPWTRGQQHPVACTLHGSDLRIETMSAEVVQPVIDAARARGLVIRQVRLAKPSLEDLFMEAVTDPTTGEALPPGASREGEARP; encoded by the coding sequence ATGACTGCCACTGTGTTTGCACCTGATGTGCTGGCGACGAAGACGGGTGAGGACTTTGCAGTCGACCTGTCGCACGTGAGCAAGACGTACAAGGGGCGCGTGCATGCGCTGCGGGGCGTCGAGATGCGCGTGCGGCGGGGCGAGGTGTTCGGGCTGCTGGGTCCCAACGGGGCGGGCAAGAGCACGCTGGTGAAGATCCTGCTGACGGTGATCAGGCCGTCGCGTGCGGACGGCACCGTGCTGGGGCGGCCGGTGGGGCACAAGCCGACGCTGGCGCGGGTGGGGTACCTGCCGGAGCACCACCGGTTCCCGGATTACCTCACGGGGGCGCAGGTGGTGGACTTCTATGGGGCGCTGGCGCAGACGCCGCGGGCGGAGCGGCGGCGGCGGAGCGGCGAGCTGCTGGACCTGGTGGGGATGACCGCGTGGGCGGACAAGAAGGTGAAGGGGTATAGCAAAGGGATGCGGCAGCGCGTGGGGATCGCGCAGGCGCTGATCAACAACCCGGACCTGGTGGTGCTCGACGAACCCACCGACGGCGTTGATCCGGTGGGGCGGCGGGACATCCGTAATGTGGTGATGCGGCTGCGGGAGCAGGGGCGGACGGTTTTCCTCAACAGCCACCTCCTGAGCGAGCTGGAGATGGTGTGCGACCGCGTGGGGATCATGGTGCAGGGGAAGGTGGCGACGCAGGGGACGATCCGCGAGCTGACGGAGCCGCGGACGTACTACGAGGTGTCGCTGGAGCTGGAGCCGCGGGCGGCGCGGGCGGCGTTTGGCGAGGTGCTGCTGCTGGGGGCGAAGGGCGAGGGCGGCGAGGTCGTCAACGGGAATGACGAGAGTCGACGGGCGATCCTGCCGTGGACGCGGGGGCAGCAGCACCCGGTCGCGTGCACGCTGCACGGGAGCGACCTGCGGATCGAGACGATGAGCGCCGAGGTGGTGCAGCCGGTGATCGATGCCGCGCGGGCGCGGGGGCTGGTGATCCGTCAGGTGCGGCTGGCGAAGCCATCGCTGGAGGACCTGTTCATGGAGGCGGTGACCGATCCGACGACCGGTGAGGCGCTGCCGCCGGGGGCGTCGCGAGAAGGGGAGGCGCGGCCATGA
- a CDS encoding class I SAM-dependent methyltransferase, which translates to MTSNEHLRGSPTAGSAAGEAAGAKPGKAHEHAAKRDWPAYFAAVEGKPARDTLLKALDLFEREDAAGGGKRERLAVDLGCGSGRDTLELLGRGWRVLAIDSSPLAVELLKKKVVAAEQRSRLETRVAGFEGLKLPRVELVNASYALPFCDPGAFEALWREIVGAIPVGGRFAGQFFGERDGWASLPDRTHHTRDQVNAMLREFNLEDLKEIENREAGVTGEVKDWHIFHVVARRRV; encoded by the coding sequence ATGACCTCGAACGAACATCTGCGCGGGTCCCCCACTGCTGGTTCTGCTGCTGGAGAGGCCGCGGGCGCGAAGCCGGGCAAGGCCCACGAGCACGCGGCCAAGCGGGACTGGCCGGCGTACTTCGCGGCGGTGGAGGGCAAGCCGGCGAGGGACACGCTGCTGAAGGCTTTGGATTTGTTCGAGCGCGAGGACGCCGCGGGCGGGGGGAAGCGGGAGCGGCTCGCGGTGGACCTTGGGTGTGGGAGCGGGCGGGACACGCTGGAGCTTTTAGGGCGCGGGTGGCGGGTGCTGGCGATCGACAGCTCGCCGCTGGCGGTTGAGTTGCTGAAGAAGAAGGTGGTGGCGGCGGAGCAGCGGTCGCGGCTGGAGACGCGGGTGGCGGGATTTGAGGGGCTCAAGCTGCCGCGCGTGGAGCTGGTGAACGCGAGCTATGCATTGCCGTTCTGTGATCCCGGGGCGTTTGAGGCGCTGTGGCGGGAGATCGTCGGGGCGATCCCGGTGGGCGGGCGGTTTGCGGGGCAGTTCTTCGGCGAGCGGGATGGGTGGGCATCGCTGCCGGACCGGACGCACCACACGCGCGATCAGGTGAATGCGATGCTGCGGGAGTTCAACCTTGAGGACCTCAAGGAGATCGAGAACCGCGAGGCGGGGGTGACGGGGGAGGTGAAGGATTGGCACATCTTCCATGTTGTTGCGCGGCGGCGGGTGTAG